The Caldisericaceae bacterium nucleotide sequence ATGTATTTTATGGAGGATTAAATGAAAAATAGGATCTTTATTGTTCTTATCCTTATTACATTTATTAGCGCTTTTTCTTTTGGCTGTGCAAGAAATGATTTAGTAAAAATTCAAACAGGCAACTCAATTTATACTGTAAGCTATTTGGATTTGGATTCTGAGGTTAACTTAAGTGGGAGTGTCTCGTTTGATTCCGAAACTTACGTTTATCCAGAAGTCTCTGGTATTATAAAGAAAATCTATGTTGAAGAGGGTTCTCTTGTAAAAGCCGGTGATAAAATTCTTGAGATTG carries:
- a CDS encoding HlyD family secretion protein, with product MKNRIFIVLILITFISAFSFGCARNDLVKIQTGNSIYTVSYLDLDSEVNLSGSVSFDSETYVYPEVSGIIKKIYVEEGSLVKAGDKILEIDSTQATLSYDSANTSYESAKISYELTLKSKKDLENSV